Genomic window (Magnolia sinica isolate HGM2019 chromosome 6, MsV1, whole genome shotgun sequence):
AGAAATTTGATGGGGGAAATTCTCGTGACTTCACAAATAGAAGGGCCAAAACATGATGTATTGATTGCACTCCGAATCCTCAGGATGGAAATGTTGGGCTTGGAAACGGTGATGACCACCCCTAAAGTCAATGCTTGACGTTGTTTCTACTGCTCTTCGATCTGCCACAGTAGCATTGTCTTCCTCTGAATGTGTTGTCCTCGAATGGTTATCTGCTGCCCTATTCAGAGCTCCCAAATAAGAGATGGTAGAAGCCTGATGGTGTTTTTGCTTTACCTGTTAAGTACTGAATTGGCTATGGTTGGCTCTGTCGGAAGGCCCCCTGTCTCTAGCCCATCTCACATCTACTATTCTGCCATCGATTGTTTTGCCATTGAGCACATCCATGGTATTTTTAGCATCTTGCTCGTACCTGAATCTGACAAAGCCATAGCCCCTTGGTTTCGAAGATTCCGGAATGGTTGGGATATACACGTCTATTACTTTCCCGTGTTTGCTGAACATCTGGAATAGATCCTCACTAGAAGTGTCGAAGGTGATATTCTGGATAAATAGGCTGAAATGTCTGGAGTTGGGCGAGTTTCTCATCAATCTCGAGCTGTAAGAAGGAAGGCCATTAGGAGATAACTTTCGATTGGGAAACAAGAGCCCTAAATCAGCAGTAGGTTTGCCTCTTCTATGTAGAAACTGCCATTCGAGGGAGGTTCGAAAATTCCGGACCCGAGGAGATCGGTCATCCGCAATTAGGGCATCGAAAATGGCGATGGCGATGACTAGGGCAAGATGGCGGACGTGTATGTCTTCACAGCAAATCCACCTGCATATTCTAACAACTTTCTTATACTTTCGgatatgcatatgcatgtatgtttgtctgtgtgtgcatgt
Coding sequences:
- the LOC131249529 gene encoding serine/arginine-rich SC35-like splicing factor SCL28 gives rise to the protein MHMHIRKYKKVVRICRWICCEDIHVRHLALVIAIAIFDALIADDRSPRVRNFRTSLEWQFLHRRGKPTADLGLLFPNRKLSPNGLPSYSSRLMRNSPNSRHFSLFIQNITFDTSSEDLFQMFSKHGKVIDVYIPTIPESSKPRGYGFVRFRYEQDAKNTMDVLNGKTIDGRIVDVRWARDRGPSDRANHSQFST